Genomic segment of bacterium:
GGGTTCTCGCGCCGCGCGCTCGACGCCCTCTGCGCCTACGCCTGGCCGGGGAACGTCCGCGAGCTCCGCAACGTCGTCGAGCGGATCATGATCCTCGAGTCGCGCGACGTGCTGCACCTCGAGGACCTGCCGCCGGAGATCAGGTCCCACGCCGCGCCGCGCCCCGCGGCGGGCGAGGATGGGCCGCTGTTCATGTTGCCGGATCGGGGCGTCGTGCTGGAGCAGGTCGAGGAGTCGCTGGTCCGGCAGGCGCTGGAGCGGGCGAAGGGGAACCGCTCGCGCGCCGCGCGGCTCGTCGGGGTCAGCCGCGACGCGCTGCGCTACAAGATCCGCAAGTTCAAGCTGGCGGACGACTTCCCCGCGCCGAACGGCGGCGACTGACCGCGCCTCTTTCCGCGTCGCCTTTCGGCGACCCGCCGGATCGCGCGGCGGCGGGGCGGTCCCGGCCGGGCGACCGATCCCCGCACCCCTCGCGGGGCCTTTCAGCAGATTCTGGGCAGTGGATCGTCGGCGGGGAAGTCGAGCGGGCGGAG
This window contains:
- a CDS encoding AAA family ATPase; this encodes GFSRRALDALCAYAWPGNVRELRNVVERIMILESRDVLHLEDLPPEIRSHAAPRPAAGEDGPLFMLPDRGVVLEQVEESLVRQALERAKGNRSRAARLVGVSRDALRYKIRKFKLADDFPAPNGGD